In Lathamus discolor isolate bLatDis1 chromosome 1, bLatDis1.hap1, whole genome shotgun sequence, the following are encoded in one genomic region:
- the NUP107 gene encoding nuclear pore complex protein Nup107 isoform X1 codes for MDRNGFEDKLSPHDTVMVRPGRKQSSQKRVSVLASLDDSIGNMTPRGQLLSRTPSSLHRQPVTALTRSFMKPSDMSALLGTGGQSPLILQSPGLFGNLSGLDESSWTMALSPQQTGMFANLDMSNMTDSVTMSAVLLREDDPGEAATMSMYSDFLHSFLKHTSTTIFDLVDEYESICNNQVNILGKIVYRAAPGQQKFSKTASVLWLLKQEMVTWRLLSSLYRDRIQSALEDETAFDITVLTASEKTNVDNLFQKDSLVRQSQLVVDWLESISKDEIGDFSDNIEFYAKSVYWENTLHTLKQRQLSTYIGSSRALVTELDPDAPIRQKLPLDDLDREDDARLLKYLFTLIRAGMTDEAQRLCKRCGQAWRAATLEGWKLYHDPNINGGEELEPVQGNPYRCIWKISCWRMAEEEQFNRYERAIYAALSGNLKQLLPVCDTWEDTVWAYFRVMVDTLVEQEIRTSVVTAEEMEELPRDYLETNWTSEKVFEELQATDKKRVIEENQEHYHVIQKFIILGDVDGLMEEFSRWLSKDRSVLPGHLLRFMTHLILFFRTLGMQTKEEVSVEVLKTYIQRMVSEKLTDLIAFYVSHLPPELAVAQYALFLEDVTDSDQRHHCLELAKDAGLDVAAITKTVVENIRKKDAGEFSHHDHMLDTGTTEVDRLKIDVIDWLVFDPAQRAEALKQSNAIMRKFLASKKHEAAKDVFVKIPQDSIAEIYNQWEEQGMDTPLPAEDDNAIREHLCIRAYLEAHETFNEWFKHMNSAPQKPSLLPQANFTEKVAHEHKEKKYEMDYGIWKGLLDALTADVKEKMYNVLLFVDGGWMVDVREDTEDDPERIHQMILLRKLCLPMMCFLLHTVLHSTGQYQECLRLADMVASERHKLYTVFSKDELRKLLLKMRESSLMLLDQDLDPLGYEIQA; via the exons tTACAGCATTAACTCGAAGCTTCATGAAGCCATCAGATATGTCTGCCCTCCTGGGAACAGGAGGGCAGTCTCCACTGATTCTACAAAGTCCTGGACTGTTCGGCAATCTGTCAGGG TTGGATGAAAGTAGCTGGACAATGGCACTCTCCCCTCAGCAGACAGGAATGTTTGCAAATCTGGACATGTCCAATATGACAGACAGTGTCACTAtgagtgctgtgctgctgcgtGAGGATGACCCTGGGGAAGCGG CTACTATGAGCATGTACTCAGATTTTCTACATTCCTTCCTGAAGCATACATCAACTACCATTTTCGATCTTGTGGATGAGTATGAAAGTATTTGTAACAATCAG GTGAACATACTGGGGAAAATAGTTTATCGGGCAGCTCCTGGGCAGCAAAAGTTTTCAAAAACTGCCAGTGTCTTGTGGCTTCTCAAGCAGGAGATGGTGACTTGGAGACTCTTGTCCTCACTTTATAG AGATAGAATACAGTCTGCACTGGAAGACGAAACTGCATTTGATATCACA gTTTTAACTGCTagtgaaaaaacaaatgtagaCAACTTATTTCAGAAAGATTCACTTGTCCGACAAAGCCAG CTGGTGGTAGATTGGCTGGAGAGCATTTCCAAGGACGAAATTGGGGACTTCTCTGATAATATTGAGTTTTATGCAAAATCAGTATATTG GGAGAACACACTACACACTCTGAAGCAGCGACAGTTAAGTACATACATTGGGAGTTCTCGAGCTCTGGTAACAGAGCTG GATCCAGATGCTCCTATCAGACAGAAGCTGCCACTGGATGATTTGGACCGAGAAGATGATGCGAGGTTATTGAAGTATCTCTTCACACTCATCAGAGCAGGAATGACAGATGAG GCACAGCGCTTATGCAAACGATGTGGCCAGGCCTGGAGAGCTGCAACTTTAGAAGGATGGAAACTGTACCATGATCCTAACATAAATGGAG GGGAAGAGCTTGAGCCTGTTCAAGGGAATCCATACAGGTGCATTTGGAAAATAAGTTGTTGGCGTATGGCTGAAGAG gaGCAGTTTAATAGATATGAGCGGGCAATCTATGCCGCACTGAGTGGAAACCTGAAGCAG CTGCTTCCAGTTTGCGATACCTGGGAAGATACTGTTTGGGCATATTTCAGGGTCATGGTGGATACTCTTGTTGAGCAGGAAATACGAACCTCAGTAGTAACTGCAGAGGAGATGGAAGAGCTCCCTAGAGATTATTTAGAAACAAA CTGGACTTCAGAAAAAGTTTTTGAAGAACTTCAAGCAACGGACAAAAAG agGGTTATAGAGGAGAACCAAGAACACTATCATGTGATTCAGAAATTCATTATACTGGGAGATGTGGATG GTTTGATGGAAGAATTCAGCAGATGGCTTTCCAAAGACAGAAGTGTGCTCCCAGGGCACCTCCTTCGATTCATGACGCATCTTATTCTGTTTTTCCGCACTTTGGGCATGCAAACTAAG GAGGAAGTTTCTGTTGAAGTCCTGAAGACCTACATTCAG CGGATGGTATCTGAGAAGCTCACGGATTTAATAGCGTTTTATGTAAGCCACTTACCCCCAGAgctagctgttgctcagtatgCTTTATTTCTTGAAGATGTTACTGACAGTGATCAACGCCACCACTGCCTTGAATTAGCAAAAGATGCAG GTCTGGATGTTGCCGCCATAACAAAAACAGTTGTTGAAAATATCCGCAAGAAGGATGCTGGTGAATTCAGTCACCATGACCATATGTTAGATACAGGCACAACAGAG GTGGATCGGCTGAAAATCGATGTAATTGACTGGCTTGTATTTGATCCTGCACAGAGGGCAGAAGCACTTAAGCAAAGCAATGCAATCATGAGGAAGTTCTTGG CATCCAAGAAACATGAAGCTGCAAAAGATGTGTTTGTGAAGATTCCCCAAGACTCTATAGCAGAAATATATAACCaatgggaagagcagggaatggaTACTCCACTACCAGCTGAAGATGACAATGCTATACGGGAACATTTATGTATTCGGGCATATTTG GAAGCCCACGAAACCTTTAACGAATGGTTCAAACACATGAACTCAGCTCCACAGAAGCCTTCTTTGTTACCACAAGcaaatttcactgaaaaagtGGCCCATGaacataaagaaaagaaatatgag ATGGATTATGGTATTTGGAAAGGCCTCTTGGATGCTCTTACAGCTgatgtgaaagagaaaatgtacAATGTATTACTGTTTgtggatggaggatggatggtTGATGTCAGAGAG GATACCGAGGACGACCCTGAAAGAATACACCAGATGATTTTGCTGCGAAAGCTGTGCCTGCCTATGATGTGCTTTTTGCTGCACACAGTGTTACACAGTACTGGGCAGTACCAGGAGTGCCTGCGGCTGGCTGACATGGTCGCTTCTGAGCGACACAAGCTTTACACG gTATTTTCAAAAGATGAACTCCGAAAACTACTACTGAAGATGAGGGAATCTTCTCTGATGCTTCTGGACCAAGATCTTGATCCTTTGGGATATGAAATTCAGGCATAA
- the NUP107 gene encoding nuclear pore complex protein Nup107 isoform X2, whose amino-acid sequence MVRPGRKQSSQKRVSVLASLDDSIGNMTPRGQLLSRTPSSLHRQPVTALTRSFMKPSDMSALLGTGGQSPLILQSPGLFGNLSGLDESSWTMALSPQQTGMFANLDMSNMTDSVTMSAVLLREDDPGEAATMSMYSDFLHSFLKHTSTTIFDLVDEYESICNNQVNILGKIVYRAAPGQQKFSKTASVLWLLKQEMVTWRLLSSLYRDRIQSALEDETAFDITVLTASEKTNVDNLFQKDSLVRQSQLVVDWLESISKDEIGDFSDNIEFYAKSVYWENTLHTLKQRQLSTYIGSSRALVTELDPDAPIRQKLPLDDLDREDDARLLKYLFTLIRAGMTDEAQRLCKRCGQAWRAATLEGWKLYHDPNINGGEELEPVQGNPYRCIWKISCWRMAEEEQFNRYERAIYAALSGNLKQLLPVCDTWEDTVWAYFRVMVDTLVEQEIRTSVVTAEEMEELPRDYLETNWTSEKVFEELQATDKKRVIEENQEHYHVIQKFIILGDVDGLMEEFSRWLSKDRSVLPGHLLRFMTHLILFFRTLGMQTKEEVSVEVLKTYIQRMVSEKLTDLIAFYVSHLPPELAVAQYALFLEDVTDSDQRHHCLELAKDAGLDVAAITKTVVENIRKKDAGEFSHHDHMLDTGTTEVDRLKIDVIDWLVFDPAQRAEALKQSNAIMRKFLASKKHEAAKDVFVKIPQDSIAEIYNQWEEQGMDTPLPAEDDNAIREHLCIRAYLEAHETFNEWFKHMNSAPQKPSLLPQANFTEKVAHEHKEKKYEMDYGIWKGLLDALTADVKEKMYNVLLFVDGGWMVDVREDTEDDPERIHQMILLRKLCLPMMCFLLHTVLHSTGQYQECLRLADMVASERHKLYTVFSKDELRKLLLKMRESSLMLLDQDLDPLGYEIQA is encoded by the exons tTACAGCATTAACTCGAAGCTTCATGAAGCCATCAGATATGTCTGCCCTCCTGGGAACAGGAGGGCAGTCTCCACTGATTCTACAAAGTCCTGGACTGTTCGGCAATCTGTCAGGG TTGGATGAAAGTAGCTGGACAATGGCACTCTCCCCTCAGCAGACAGGAATGTTTGCAAATCTGGACATGTCCAATATGACAGACAGTGTCACTAtgagtgctgtgctgctgcgtGAGGATGACCCTGGGGAAGCGG CTACTATGAGCATGTACTCAGATTTTCTACATTCCTTCCTGAAGCATACATCAACTACCATTTTCGATCTTGTGGATGAGTATGAAAGTATTTGTAACAATCAG GTGAACATACTGGGGAAAATAGTTTATCGGGCAGCTCCTGGGCAGCAAAAGTTTTCAAAAACTGCCAGTGTCTTGTGGCTTCTCAAGCAGGAGATGGTGACTTGGAGACTCTTGTCCTCACTTTATAG AGATAGAATACAGTCTGCACTGGAAGACGAAACTGCATTTGATATCACA gTTTTAACTGCTagtgaaaaaacaaatgtagaCAACTTATTTCAGAAAGATTCACTTGTCCGACAAAGCCAG CTGGTGGTAGATTGGCTGGAGAGCATTTCCAAGGACGAAATTGGGGACTTCTCTGATAATATTGAGTTTTATGCAAAATCAGTATATTG GGAGAACACACTACACACTCTGAAGCAGCGACAGTTAAGTACATACATTGGGAGTTCTCGAGCTCTGGTAACAGAGCTG GATCCAGATGCTCCTATCAGACAGAAGCTGCCACTGGATGATTTGGACCGAGAAGATGATGCGAGGTTATTGAAGTATCTCTTCACACTCATCAGAGCAGGAATGACAGATGAG GCACAGCGCTTATGCAAACGATGTGGCCAGGCCTGGAGAGCTGCAACTTTAGAAGGATGGAAACTGTACCATGATCCTAACATAAATGGAG GGGAAGAGCTTGAGCCTGTTCAAGGGAATCCATACAGGTGCATTTGGAAAATAAGTTGTTGGCGTATGGCTGAAGAG gaGCAGTTTAATAGATATGAGCGGGCAATCTATGCCGCACTGAGTGGAAACCTGAAGCAG CTGCTTCCAGTTTGCGATACCTGGGAAGATACTGTTTGGGCATATTTCAGGGTCATGGTGGATACTCTTGTTGAGCAGGAAATACGAACCTCAGTAGTAACTGCAGAGGAGATGGAAGAGCTCCCTAGAGATTATTTAGAAACAAA CTGGACTTCAGAAAAAGTTTTTGAAGAACTTCAAGCAACGGACAAAAAG agGGTTATAGAGGAGAACCAAGAACACTATCATGTGATTCAGAAATTCATTATACTGGGAGATGTGGATG GTTTGATGGAAGAATTCAGCAGATGGCTTTCCAAAGACAGAAGTGTGCTCCCAGGGCACCTCCTTCGATTCATGACGCATCTTATTCTGTTTTTCCGCACTTTGGGCATGCAAACTAAG GAGGAAGTTTCTGTTGAAGTCCTGAAGACCTACATTCAG CGGATGGTATCTGAGAAGCTCACGGATTTAATAGCGTTTTATGTAAGCCACTTACCCCCAGAgctagctgttgctcagtatgCTTTATTTCTTGAAGATGTTACTGACAGTGATCAACGCCACCACTGCCTTGAATTAGCAAAAGATGCAG GTCTGGATGTTGCCGCCATAACAAAAACAGTTGTTGAAAATATCCGCAAGAAGGATGCTGGTGAATTCAGTCACCATGACCATATGTTAGATACAGGCACAACAGAG GTGGATCGGCTGAAAATCGATGTAATTGACTGGCTTGTATTTGATCCTGCACAGAGGGCAGAAGCACTTAAGCAAAGCAATGCAATCATGAGGAAGTTCTTGG CATCCAAGAAACATGAAGCTGCAAAAGATGTGTTTGTGAAGATTCCCCAAGACTCTATAGCAGAAATATATAACCaatgggaagagcagggaatggaTACTCCACTACCAGCTGAAGATGACAATGCTATACGGGAACATTTATGTATTCGGGCATATTTG GAAGCCCACGAAACCTTTAACGAATGGTTCAAACACATGAACTCAGCTCCACAGAAGCCTTCTTTGTTACCACAAGcaaatttcactgaaaaagtGGCCCATGaacataaagaaaagaaatatgag ATGGATTATGGTATTTGGAAAGGCCTCTTGGATGCTCTTACAGCTgatgtgaaagagaaaatgtacAATGTATTACTGTTTgtggatggaggatggatggtTGATGTCAGAGAG GATACCGAGGACGACCCTGAAAGAATACACCAGATGATTTTGCTGCGAAAGCTGTGCCTGCCTATGATGTGCTTTTTGCTGCACACAGTGTTACACAGTACTGGGCAGTACCAGGAGTGCCTGCGGCTGGCTGACATGGTCGCTTCTGAGCGACACAAGCTTTACACG gTATTTTCAAAAGATGAACTCCGAAAACTACTACTGAAGATGAGGGAATCTTCTCTGATGCTTCTGGACCAAGATCTTGATCCTTTGGGATATGAAATTCAGGCATAA
- the SLC35E3 gene encoding solute carrier family 35 member E3 isoform X3, with protein MGWLPAQGRLAAGLLVNLAASICIVFLNKWLYVRLGFPNLSLTLVHFAITWLGLYLCQALGAFSPKSLQPSQVLPLALSFCGFVVFTNLSLQSNTIGTYQLAKAMTTPVIVVIQTLAYGKTFPLRIKLTLVPITLGVFLNSYYDVKFNVLGMAFATMGVLVTSLYQVWVGAKQHELQVNSMQLLYYQAPMSSAMLLFIIPFFEPVFGEGGIFGPWTLSAVRASEQQESLTKSRSFP; from the exons ATGGGTTGGCTGCCGGCGCAGGGCCGTCTGGCGGCGGGTCTGCTGGTGAACCTGGCCGCCTCCATCTGCATCGTGTTCCTGAACAAGTGGCTGTACGTGCGGCTGGGCTTCCCCAACCTCAGCCTCACCCTGGTGCACTTCGCCATCACCTGGCTCGGCCTTTACCTGTGCCAAGCGCTCGGCGCCTTCTCCCCTAAGAGCCTGCAGCCCTCGCAGGTGCTGCCTTTGGCCCTCAGCTTCTGCGGCTTCGTCGTCTTCACCAacctctccctgcagagcaaCACCATCGGTACCTACCAGCTGGCCAAGGCCATGACCACGCCGGTCATCGTGGTCATACAGACCTTGGCTTACGGCAAGACCTTCCCTCTCCGTATCAAGCTCACCTTG GTCCCCATCACGCTGGGCGTCTTCCTCAACTCCTACTACGACGTGAAGTTCAACGTCCTCGGGATGGCGTTCGCCACCATGGGCGTCCTGGTGACCTCCCTCTACCAAGTG TGGGTAGGAGCTAAGCAGCATGAGTTGCAGGTAAACTCTATGCAGTTGCTGTACTATCAGGCACCAATGTCCTCAGCTATGTTGTTGTTCATCATACCCTTCTTTGAGCCAGTCTTTGGCGAAGGGGGAATATTTGGGCCCTGGACGCTTTCTGCTGTG aGGGCATCTGAGCAACAGGAAAGTCTGACAAAATCCAGAAGCTTCCCTTAG